The DNA window TGAAGGCCATGGCCGTCGAGCTCGAGTTCAATTTCCCGTTCTGCCACGACGAAAGCCAGGACGTGGCCAAGGCCTACACCGCCGCCTGTACGCCGGATTTCTTCCTTTTCGGCGGCGACCTGAAGCTGGTCTATCGCGGCCAGCTCGACGACAGCCGGCCCGGAAACGGCAAGCCGGTGACCGGTCGCGACCTGCGCGCCGCGCTGGACGCCGTCCTGGCCGGGCGCCCCGTCCCGCCCGACCAGAAACCCAGCCTGGGCTGCAACATCAAGTGGAAGCCGGGCGGCGAGCCGTCCTATTTCCGTTGCTGAACCGCGCCGCCGCGCGCTCGGTCGCCCCGGAATGTCTTTACACGCCGGGGGGAGATTTGGTAAAAGCAAACGTCACTCGGCCTGTCCCCTGACGGAAGGCGAAGGGCGTGAATGAGCGATTCCGTTGTCATCGCTGCCGCGCACAAGAAAGGAAGCATGCACCGCGTTATCAATCATTTGATCCAGTTGCAGGAACTCCGCGTGGCCCGCGCCCAGCAGGAGGCCTCGATGCAGGGCGCCCGGCTCTCGCAACTGGACACGGCGATTCAAACGCTGATGCAACAGCTCCCGCAGGATATCGCGGTCCGCTACCAGAAGATCGAAAAGAAGGGGCTGCTGGCCATCGTGCCCGTGGCCAACGGGGTCTGCTCGGCCTGCGGCATGTCGCTGCCGGTCAGCCTCGTGCATGCCGTCCACGCCGCGGATTCGCTGCACCACTGCCCGAACTGCGCGCGCATGCTGTACTACCCCGAATCGCTGCCCCGCCACGTCGGGCGCCGGAAGCGCCGCAGCGAGCCGGCCAAGGTCGGCATCGATCGGTTCTCCTCGGTCGACCTGATGATCCCGCAATTGGTCTCGCAGGAGCGCGACGACGTGATCGCGGAGATGTGCCGGAAGATGGAGGCGGAGGGGTTCGTGGACGACGCGGGCCGGCTGCAGGAGGAGGCCCTGAAGCGGGAGGCCATCGTCAGCACCGCCGTGGAACACGGGCTGGCCTTTCCCCACGTCCGCGGCGTCGAGGGCGGCGGTCTGACCCTGTCGCTCGGCCTGCATCGCAAGGGCATCCGGTTCGGCGGGCCGGGGCGGGGCTTGACGAGGATCGTCTTCTTCATGGTCATTCCCACGGCGGCCAGCGCGTTCTACCTGAAGCTGCTTTCCGGCCTGGCGCAGACCTTCCAGAAGGAAGAGGCGCGCGATAAGTTGTTCGAGGCGGAAACGCCGGAGCAGCTTTGGAAGGTCCTCGTCAAGACGACCAAGTCCACGATCCAGTAGGCTCCCGGCCGGGCCGGACCCGCTACAGCCGGCGCAGGTCGGCCGGGGGATTGTCGGACAGTTCCACCTGCCCGTCCGTGTAGAGAATGTGGTAATGCCCGCGGTGGGGAGGCGGCACGGATTCCGAGAGGGCGCTGATTTCCACCAGCATCCACTTGGGGACGCCCGGCGGGTGCAGCTTGCGCCCGTTGTTTTCCACGTTCCAGACATAGGTCAGGCCCAGGGCGCGCTGCGCCGCCGGCAGGGCCGGGCAGACCGTCAATCCTTCGCCCGCCGTGTAGGGCCGGATCACCGTCACCAGGCTGTCGGCGTCCTGCTTGGGATCGTTCGGGAAGAACGCCAGCCGGGGCAGCGTGCCGCGGTCGATCTCGTACATCTCCAGGGCGGTGTAGATTTGCCAGAGCTGTTCCGCGCAGCGCCGCGTGAGCCGGCCGTGCTTCAGGTGGTGGAGGCCCCAGGCGACGCCGACGGACAGGAGCAGGACGACCACGAGCAGCTCGAGCAGCGTGAATCCGTGCCGGCGATGGGCGGGGGAGTGTGTGTTCATGGCTTCACCGGTCCACCTCGTTGAACAAAAGCCGCGCGAAGGGCGCGGGCCACTCGGAGGGCGGCGAGGAAACCTGGAGCGCCCGCTTGATGTACCCGGCGGCCAGGCGGTTCTCGCCGTCGAGGTAGGCGCGGATCGCCGCGGCGACGTAGGCGTCGTTTTGGAACGGGTGCTGCATGTCTTCCACGTCTTCGGCCACCCGGCGGCTCGAGAGATCGCCGGAGAGCCCCTGGATGGCCGTCCGGATCGGCCCCTCCGCGGGCGGTGCGCGCAGCATCAGCACCTCGAGGGCTCGCGCGCGGTCGCCCTCGAGCAGGGCCAGTTCGATGTACTCGAGCTGGGCCATGTTGGCGATGGCCGGCGAGGCGTCCGGGTTGGTCAGGATGCGGTGGTACAGCGCCTGGGCGCCGCGGCGGTTGTTCAGCATGATCTCGCACCGCGCCTGGTCGAGCTCCGCGATGGCCGCCGTCCGCGTGTCGCCCAGCGAGCGGCTGATGTCCGCCGCCGCGCGGAACCCGTCGCGGGCGGACGTCCAGTCGCTTCCAATCATGGCCTTGCGCGCCATCCGGATGTCGTTCCACGCCCGCGGGGTTTCCCGCTCGAAGTCGCCCCCGCTCTCCGCCTCGGCCAGCATGTACAGGGCGTTCTTCAGCTGGGCCCGGCGCACGACCTCCTCGAAGCGCGTCCGCAGCAGCCGCTGCCGGAACAGCAGCCCGGCGCCGGACAGGAGCGCCAGCATGGCCAGCAGGATGAGCAGCGGCTGCCGGTAACGACGGGCCAGGTGCCGCAGGTAGGCCCAGATCGAGAAGCGATGGGCGCTCACGCGGCGCCCGGCCTGGACCCGCTCGAGGTCGCGGGCGAAGGCCTCGGCGTCGACATAGCGGTCTCCCGGCTCCTTTTCCAGGGCCTTGAACAGCACCGCCTCGAGGTCGGGCGGGATCTCCTTGCGGAACAGCCGCGGCCGGCGCGGCAACTCGTTCTTTACCGACTCGAGCACCTCCTTCACCGGCGACCCGTGCTGGATGCCGTAAGGCATCACGCCGGTGACCGCCTCGTACAGCACCACGCCCAGCGAGTAGATGTCGCTGGCCGGGCCGACCCGCTCGCCCCGGGCCTGCTCGGGCGACATGTACAGCGGCGTGCCCGTCAGGGCGCCCGTGAGCGTGCAGGAGGGCCAGTCCATCAGTTCCGCCACGCCGAAATCGGAGAGGAGCGGCTCCTCGAACTCGTCGATCATGATGTTGGTCGGCTTGACGTCGCGGTGCACGATGTTGTGCGTGTGGGCGTACTGCAGGGCGCGGGCGATGCGGATCGCGATCTCGACGACGCGCATCAGGCTCATCGGGGTGGACTCCAGCGCGGCCTCCAGCGTGCGGCTGTTGCGGATGGATTCCATCGCGATGTAGTGATAGGGCCCGTCGCGGCCCGTCCCGTAGATCGGCATGATGTTGGGATGCCGCCGCAGCTTCTTGGACGCCTCCGCCTCGCGGCGGAACCGCTCGAGCATGGTGGCCGACACGCCGGGCCCTTCCTGGAAGATCTTGAGGGCCACCTCGTGGCCCGTGCTGTCCGTGGCGAGGTAGACCGAGGCCATCGAGCCGTGCCCGAGGAAGTCCGTGATAACGTACTCGCCGATGTGGAAGCCCTTGCCGGGATACTTCCCGGCCGTGGCCTGCGATCCGGCCGGCACCGCGGTTGTGTCCCTGGCCTTGCTCATGGTGCGCACATGAATCTGCTCTTCCGCCTTCGCGGATTCAAGGGCAAACCCGGCCGGGACAGGGCGAATCCGGTCGGCCGCGGGCAACCAGGGGGGGGCGGCCATACTTTGCAAAGTATGGCCACCCCCTCGGATCAGGCCGTCCCGCGCGGGGCCAGGATCCGGTCCAGCTTGCGCTGGTAGCGGGGCCGCATGAAGCGGGCCCAGTCCTCTTCAAAACGGAGCCGGTCCTGTTCGCGCTGGAGATGGATCGACCGGATCATGCGCGCCGGGGGGCGGGGGCGGCAGGTCCGCAGGTGGGCGAGGTACACGTCCTGGTCGTGGACGTCGCCGAGGACGTCCTGGATGGCC is part of the Kiritimatiellia bacterium genome and encodes:
- a CDS encoding PTS sugar transporter subunit IIA, whose protein sequence is MSDSVVIAAAHKKGSMHRVINHLIQLQELRVARAQQEASMQGARLSQLDTAIQTLMQQLPQDIAVRYQKIEKKGLLAIVPVANGVCSACGMSLPVSLVHAVHAADSLHHCPNCARMLYYPESLPRHVGRRKRRSEPAKVGIDRFSSVDLMIPQLVSQERDDVIAEMCRKMEAEGFVDDAGRLQEEALKREAIVSTAVEHGLAFPHVRGVEGGGLTLSLGLHRKGIRFGGPGRGLTRIVFFMVIPTAASAFYLKLLSGLAQTFQKEEARDKLFEAETPEQLWKVLVKTTKSTIQ
- a CDS encoding serine/threonine protein kinase, with amino-acid sequence MSKARDTTAVPAGSQATAGKYPGKGFHIGEYVITDFLGHGSMASVYLATDSTGHEVALKIFQEGPGVSATMLERFRREAEASKKLRRHPNIMPIYGTGRDGPYHYIAMESIRNSRTLEAALESTPMSLMRVVEIAIRIARALQYAHTHNIVHRDVKPTNIMIDEFEEPLLSDFGVAELMDWPSCTLTGALTGTPLYMSPEQARGERVGPASDIYSLGVVLYEAVTGVMPYGIQHGSPVKEVLESVKNELPRRPRLFRKEIPPDLEAVLFKALEKEPGDRYVDAEAFARDLERVQAGRRVSAHRFSIWAYLRHLARRYRQPLLILLAMLALLSGAGLLFRQRLLRTRFEEVVRRAQLKNALYMLAEAESGGDFERETPRAWNDIRMARKAMIGSDWTSARDGFRAAADISRSLGDTRTAAIAELDQARCEIMLNNRRGAQALYHRILTNPDASPAIANMAQLEYIELALLEGDRARALEVLMLRAPPAEGPIRTAIQGLSGDLSSRRVAEDVEDMQHPFQNDAYVAAAIRAYLDGENRLAAGYIKRALQVSSPPSEWPAPFARLLFNEVDR
- a CDS encoding thioredoxin family protein, which produces MVATPSTMLPLGTPAPDSTLPDVVSGKPVSLASFAGRRALLVMFICRHCPFVKHIERELARIGRDYADRGVGIVAVSSNDAEKYPDDAPESLKAMAVELEFNFPFCHDESQDVAKAYTAACTPDFFLFGGDLKLVYRGQLDDSRPGNGKPVTGRDLRAALDAVLAGRPVPPDQKPSLGCNIKWKPGGEPSYFRC
- a CDS encoding prepilin-type N-terminal cleavage/methylation domain-containing protein — its product is MNTHSPAHRRHGFTLLELLVVVLLLSVGVAWGLHHLKHGRLTRRCAEQLWQIYTALEMYEIDRGTLPRLAFFPNDPKQDADSLVTVIRPYTAGEGLTVCPALPAAQRALGLTYVWNVENNGRKLHPPGVPKWMLVEISALSESVPPPHRGHYHILYTDGQVELSDNPPADLRRL